One stretch of Nocardia mangyaensis DNA includes these proteins:
- the rpsG gene encoding 30S ribosomal protein S7 → MPRKGPAPKRPLINDPVYGSPLVTQLVNKILLDGKKSTAERIVYGALEQAREKTGTDPVVTLKRALDNVKPALEVKPRRVGGATYQVPVEVRPGRANTLALRWLVSYSRARREKTMVERLAHELLDASNGLGAAVKRREDTHKMAESNRAFAHYRW, encoded by the coding sequence ATGCCACGCAAGGGCCCCGCACCCAAGCGTCCGCTGATCAACGACCCGGTCTACGGGTCGCCCCTGGTCACGCAGCTGGTCAACAAGATCCTGCTGGACGGCAAGAAGTCCACCGCCGAGCGCATCGTCTACGGCGCGCTCGAGCAGGCTCGCGAGAAGACCGGCACCGATCCGGTCGTCACCCTCAAGCGTGCGCTCGACAACGTCAAGCCCGCCCTCGAGGTGAAGCCCCGTCGTGTCGGTGGCGCCACCTACCAGGTGCCGGTCGAGGTCCGTCCGGGCCGCGCCAACACCCTGGCGCTGCGCTGGCTGGTCAGCTACTCCCGCGCGCGTCGTGAGAAGACCATGGTGGAGCGTCTCGCTCACGAACTCCTCGACGCCAGCAACGGCCTCGGTGCCGCCGTGAAGCGTCGCGAGGACACCCACAAGATGGCCGAGTCGAACCGGGCCTTCGCGCACTACCGCTGGTAA
- the rpsL gene encoding 30S ribosomal protein S12, with the protein MPTINQLVRKGRRDKVTKTKTAALKGSPQRRGVCTRVYTTTPKKPNSALRKVARVRLTSAIEVTAYIPGEGHNLQEHSMVLVRGGRVKDLPGVRYKIIRGSLDTQGVKNRKQARSRYGAKKEKS; encoded by the coding sequence ATGCCAACCATCAACCAGCTGGTCCGCAAGGGTCGCCGCGACAAGGTCACCAAGACCAAGACTGCGGCCCTCAAGGGGAGCCCGCAGCGTCGTGGCGTGTGCACTCGCGTGTACACCACCACCCCCAAGAAGCCGAACTCCGCGCTGCGTAAGGTCGCGCGCGTTCGCCTGACCAGCGCGATCGAGGTCACGGCGTACATCCCCGGTGAAGGCCACAACCTGCAGGAGCACTCGATGGTGCTCGTGCGCGGCGGTCGTGTGAAGGACCTTCCGGGTGTGCGCTACAAGATCATCCGTGGCTCGCTCGACACCCAGGGTGTGAAGAACCGCAAGCAGGCCCGCAGCCGCTACGGCGCCAAGAAGGAGAAGAGCTGA
- a CDS encoding DUF3558 domain-containing protein, translated as MSARGIVAAAAGALLLTATLTGCGTTIEGNAQPLGSGGGEEAINTDFDKLLRECEVVAADKIGEIVGDAEMVLTSFSGAVCMWDIEDAPGGSAMATLNWYEMGTLNNEKATNDKLGYLTSDIAVQGRRALQVRRPGDNDSCGVTAPAADVGVVGWWINYRPGSAHPDPCAGAQKLVELTLDLAR; from the coding sequence GTGAGCGCGCGCGGGATCGTGGCCGCCGCGGCAGGCGCGCTGCTGCTCACCGCCACGCTGACAGGTTGCGGCACGACGATCGAGGGCAACGCCCAGCCGCTGGGCAGCGGCGGTGGCGAGGAGGCGATCAACACCGACTTCGACAAACTGCTGCGCGAGTGCGAGGTGGTCGCCGCGGACAAGATCGGCGAGATCGTCGGCGACGCGGAGATGGTGCTCACCTCGTTCTCCGGCGCCGTCTGCATGTGGGACATCGAGGACGCCCCCGGTGGGAGTGCCATGGCTACCCTGAACTGGTACGAGATGGGTACGCTGAACAACGAGAAGGCCACCAACGACAAGCTGGGGTACCTCACCAGTGACATCGCCGTGCAGGGTCGCAGGGCCCTGCAGGTACGCCGCCCGGGTGACAACGACTCCTGCGGAGTCACCGCGCCGGCCGCCGATGTCGGGGTCGTCGGCTGGTGGATCAACTACCGACCGGGCTCGGCCCATCCGGACCCGTGTGCCGGGGCACAGAAATTGGTCGAGTTGACCTTGGATCTGGCCCGGTAG
- a CDS encoding DUF3558 domain-containing protein produces the protein MRIPSAIVIGMALAVVLSSCGSGGNSDSPTGSMRPPPKVASLGPFVGECGHVTDDEVRDLAGIGQIARVYKNATGCNWEAAGISSPSVTFASYRGSPIEREKAWVSSVGREPESIDVGGLPGFQALDPRGTVCDLAVQLDDDFFEWSMSTGLFAMGGNPCDRTRKLAELTVGRLG, from the coding sequence ATGCGGATCCCCTCGGCGATCGTCATCGGCATGGCCCTTGCTGTCGTGCTGTCGTCGTGCGGATCGGGGGGGAACTCCGATTCGCCGACCGGCTCGATGCGTCCACCACCGAAGGTCGCCTCGCTCGGTCCGTTCGTCGGCGAATGCGGACACGTCACCGACGACGAGGTGCGTGACCTCGCCGGGATCGGCCAGATCGCGCGGGTCTACAAGAACGCCACCGGCTGCAACTGGGAGGCGGCCGGAATCTCTTCGCCCAGTGTCACCTTCGCCTCTTACCGGGGCAGTCCGATCGAGCGGGAGAAGGCCTGGGTGTCCAGCGTCGGGCGCGAACCGGAGAGCATCGACGTAGGTGGACTTCCCGGTTTCCAGGCGCTCGATCCCCGCGGCACGGTCTGCGACCTCGCCGTGCAACTCGACGACGACTTCTTCGAATGGTCCATGTCCACCGGCCTGTTCGCGATGGGCGGCAATCCGTGCGACCGGACCAGGAAACTGGCCGAGCTGACCGTGGGACGGCTGGGGTGA